One genomic region from Siniperca chuatsi isolate FFG_IHB_CAS linkage group LG18, ASM2008510v1, whole genome shotgun sequence encodes:
- the phyhd1 gene encoding phytanoyl-CoA dioxygenase domain-containing protein 1 isoform X2 produces MEDGYVVLDGLLTSQECDELRQRMAEIVDGMAVPEHCRTIFSTHHDEQLKAQGNAEYFITSGDKIRFFFEKGVFDDKGEFIVPKQRSLNKVGHALHAYEPLYKKVTHSPKVQGIAKKLGLVSPVILQSMFIFKQPGIGGEVMSHQDATFLYTEPLGRVIGLWIALEDATVNNGCLWFIPGSHNSGISRRMVRTPKGTFPLTDFTGREQTYDDEKFVITPVKKGGVVLIHGEVVHRSAENTSEDSRQVYTFHIMESQDTCWSPDNWLQPTEELPFPPLYTK; encoded by the exons ATGGAGGATGGATATGTGGTTCTAGACGGGCTGCTGACCTCCCAGGAGTGTGACGAGCTGAGGCAAAGGATGGCAGAGATAGTGGACGGGATGGCTGTCCCGGAGCACTGTCGCACCATTTTCTCCACCCATCATGATGAGCAGCTCAAAGCACAG GGAAATGCTGAGTATTTCATCACCAGCGGAGATAAGATCCGCTTTTTCTTTGAGAAAGGAGTTTTTGATGACAAAG GGGAATTCATCGTACCAAAACAGCGGTCGCTAAATAAAGTCGGACATG CACTACATGCCTATGAGCCATTGTACAAAAAGGTTACACATTCACCCAAAGTTCAG GGCATAGCGAAGAAGCTGGGTCTTGTAAGTCCTGTGATACTGCAAAGCATGTTCATTTTTAAG cAACCAGGGATTGGTGGGGAAG TGATGTCACATCAAGACGCCACATTTCTGTACACGGAGCCCCTGGGCAGAGTTATCGGGCTGTGGATCGCTCTGGAAGATGCCACTGTTAACAATGGCTGCCTGTGGTTTATCCCTGGGTCACACAACA GTGGAATTTCTCGGCGTATGGTGCGTACCCCAAAGGGCACCTTTCCCCTGACGGACTTCACCGGTCGAGAGCAGACCTATGATGATGAGAAGTTTGTTATCACACCTGTTAAAAAAG GTGGTGTAGTCCTGATCCACGGGGAAGTGGTGCATCGCAGTGCTGAAAACACCTCAGAAGACTCTCGCCAAGTCTACACCTTCCACATCATGGAATCCCAGGACACCTGCTGGAGCCCTGACAACTG GTTGCAACCGACTGAAGAACTCCCTTTCCCACCTCTCTACACTAAATAA
- the dolk gene encoding dolichol kinase: MLINPVFVESAVVLAVVLCVHMAVWNQHSWCSIALFIQAFYVQHKWDRLLRSGGAVFQFRPAANSGIVPASMVLPLLGLALKEKCSASGNVYFERFSMVVTITGMILALFLSLIALGITRPVPTNTCVIAGMAGSAILYTTKQTLTVSEVIEVLEVLLIFVYLCLIVLYLLPRCFTPGEALLIVGGISFIVNQLIKRSLNLAEVKGDPVNYFLPVVVVGSLLLGVFFALLFCFMESETWVSSLFFHMMTAVLGLGILMPWLSLFISRHPIMWLLDFVMLNDRRLCLLGYWVFLAVVATCVVLHQNYQRQSGSKKHQASTIVRKYFHLIVVATYVPGLIYDRQLLHVASVGCLAVFLFLEYVRYFRIRPLGQLLRQVLTLFLDERDSGPLILTHIYLLLGMSLPIWLFPGPCAPKGILPGAGGLVPYAGVLAVGVGDTVASVFGSTMGEIRWPGTKKTMEGTATSVFAQIIAVAMFLIFDGSINLNSTYSWIVGSITLVAMLEAYTSQIDNLLLPLYLFILLLL; the protein is encoded by the coding sequence ATGCTGATCAACCCAGTGTTCGTGGAGTCCGCTGTAGTTTTGGCTGTGGTGCTGTGTGTCCACATGGCGGTCTGGAACCAGCACTCTTGGTGCAGCATAGCCCtcttcatccaggctttctacGTACAGCACAAATGGGACCGTCTGCTGAGATCAGGGGGCGCCGTGTTCCAGTTCCGTCCTGCGGCAAACAGCGGCATCGTCCCGGCCTCCATGGTGTTGCCTTTACTGGGCCTGGCGCTGAAAGAAAAGTGCTCTGCCTCAGGGAATGTCTATTTTGAGCGCTTCTCCATGGTGGTCACCATCACAGGCATGATACTggctctgtttctctccctgaTTGCGCTGGGTATCACGAGACCCGTACCCACCAACACTTGCGTTATCGCAGGCATGGCCGGCAGTGCAATTCTCTACACGACAAAACAGACGCTGACAGTGTCTGAGGTCATTGAGGTCTTAGAGGTGCTGTTGATCTTCGTTTATCTCTGTCTGATTGTGCTTTACCTGCTGCCACGTTGCTTCACACCTGGAGAGGCGCTCCTTATTGTCGGTGGAATCAGTTTCATCGTCAACCAGCTCATCAAGCGCTCCCTGAACCTGGCAGAGGTCAAAGGTGATCCAGTGAACTATTTCCTGCCAGTCGTAGTGGTGGGTTCACTGTTGCTGGGTGTTTTTTTTGCCCTGCTCTTCTGCTTCATGGAGTCCGAGACCTGGGTGTCATCGCTTTTCTTTCACATGATGACAGCCGTTCTGGGTCTGGGAATCCTCATGCCGTGGCTCTCCCTGTTCATCAGCCGGCACCCCATCATGTGGCTGTTGGACTTTGTCATGTTAAATGACAGAAGACTCTGTCTACTGGGGTACTGGGTGTTTCTGGCTGTTGTGGCCACTTGTGTTGTGTTACACCAGAACTACCAGCGGCAGTCAGGGTCCAAGAAGCACCAGGCCTCCACTATTGTCAGGAAGTACTTCCATCTGATTGTAGTGGCCACATACGTTCCAGGGCTGATATATGACAGGCAGCTGCTCCACGTGGCGTCTGTGGGTTGCTTGGCGGTTTTCTTGTTCCTGGAGTATGTGCGTTACTTTCGGATCAGGCCGCTGGGTCAGCTGCTCAGGCAGGTGCTCACCTTGTTCCTGGATGAGCGGGACTCTGGGCCTCTTATCCTGACCCACATCTACCTGTTGCTGGGCATGTCTCTGCCCATATGGCTGTTCCCTGGGCCCTGCGCTCCCAAGGGGATACTTCCTGGTGCAGGAGGCCTGGTGCCTTATGCAGGTGTGCTGGCCGTGGGAGTCGGAGACACCGTGGCGTCTGTGTTTGGCAGCACCATGGGGGAGATCCGTTGGCCCGGCACTAAGAAAACCATGGAGGGGACTGCAACATCTGTGTTTGCTCAGATCATCGCCGTGGCCATGTTTCTCATCTTTGATGGGAGCATCAATCTGAACTCCACCTACTCATGGATTGTTGGCTCCATCACTCTGGTGGCCATGCTGGAAGCCTACACCTCCCAAATAGACAACCTCTTACTCCCACTCTACCTCTTCATCCTGCTGTTGCTTTGA
- the phyhd1 gene encoding phytanoyl-CoA dioxygenase domain-containing protein 1 isoform X1, with the protein MDFMTDRDVQKYMEDGYVVLDGLLTSQECDELRQRMAEIVDGMAVPEHCRTIFSTHHDEQLKAQGNAEYFITSGDKIRFFFEKGVFDDKGEFIVPKQRSLNKVGHALHAYEPLYKKVTHSPKVQGIAKKLGLVSPVILQSMFIFKQPGIGGEVMSHQDATFLYTEPLGRVIGLWIALEDATVNNGCLWFIPGSHNSGISRRMVRTPKGTFPLTDFTGREQTYDDEKFVITPVKKGGVVLIHGEVVHRSAENTSEDSRQVYTFHIMESQDTCWSPDNWLQPTEELPFPPLYTK; encoded by the exons ATGGATTTTATGACAGATCGGGATGTGCAAAAG TACATGGAGGATGGATATGTGGTTCTAGACGGGCTGCTGACCTCCCAGGAGTGTGACGAGCTGAGGCAAAGGATGGCAGAGATAGTGGACGGGATGGCTGTCCCGGAGCACTGTCGCACCATTTTCTCCACCCATCATGATGAGCAGCTCAAAGCACAG GGAAATGCTGAGTATTTCATCACCAGCGGAGATAAGATCCGCTTTTTCTTTGAGAAAGGAGTTTTTGATGACAAAG GGGAATTCATCGTACCAAAACAGCGGTCGCTAAATAAAGTCGGACATG CACTACATGCCTATGAGCCATTGTACAAAAAGGTTACACATTCACCCAAAGTTCAG GGCATAGCGAAGAAGCTGGGTCTTGTAAGTCCTGTGATACTGCAAAGCATGTTCATTTTTAAG cAACCAGGGATTGGTGGGGAAG TGATGTCACATCAAGACGCCACATTTCTGTACACGGAGCCCCTGGGCAGAGTTATCGGGCTGTGGATCGCTCTGGAAGATGCCACTGTTAACAATGGCTGCCTGTGGTTTATCCCTGGGTCACACAACA GTGGAATTTCTCGGCGTATGGTGCGTACCCCAAAGGGCACCTTTCCCCTGACGGACTTCACCGGTCGAGAGCAGACCTATGATGATGAGAAGTTTGTTATCACACCTGTTAAAAAAG GTGGTGTAGTCCTGATCCACGGGGAAGTGGTGCATCGCAGTGCTGAAAACACCTCAGAAGACTCTCGCCAAGTCTACACCTTCCACATCATGGAATCCCAGGACACCTGCTGGAGCCCTGACAACTG GTTGCAACCGACTGAAGAACTCCCTTTCCCACCTCTCTACACTAAATAA